Proteins encoded by one window of Vitis riparia cultivar Riparia Gloire de Montpellier isolate 1030 chromosome 11, EGFV_Vit.rip_1.0, whole genome shotgun sequence:
- the LOC117925763 gene encoding uncharacterized protein LOC117925763 gives MTTSHDNVVYAPIGGDPNYQNVVVLLPVYYPRRRRLLYRLCNAFLACAVFLSITAAVYLLYPSDPTVQVVGLHLNSVQVHTSPVISLDLSLDLTIRVRNRDFFSFSYTSLTASVGYRGRRLGFVNSSGGYLRARGSSYINATLDLDGIEVLHDVFYLLEDLARGSIPFDTVSEVRGKLGLLFFEIPLKARVSCEVYVNTSNQTIIHQDCYPM, from the exons ATGACAACGAGTCACGACAACGTCGTCTACGCACCGATCGGCGGCGACCCCAACTACCAAAACGTCGTCGTTTTACTCCCTGTATACTACCCTCGCCGCCGCCGTCTCCTCTATCGCCTCTGCAATGCGTTCCTTGCCTGTGCCGTTTTCCTTTCTATCACCGCCGCCGTCTACCTCCTCTATCCTTCCGACCCCACCGTTCAAGTTGTCGGACTCCACCTCAATAGCGTCCAAGTCCACACTTCGCCTGTGATTTCTCTCGACCTCTCTCTTGATCTCACCATTAGAGTCAGAAACAGAGACTTCTTCTCCTTCAGCTACACTTCCCTCACCGCCTCCGTCGGCTACCGCGGAAGACGGCTAGGGTTTGTAAACTCTTCCGGAGGGTATTTGAGGGCGAGAGGTTCGTCGTACATCAACGCGACGCTTGATCTTGATGGAATTGAGGTTCTTCATGATGTTTTTTACTTGCTTGAAGATCTAGCCAGAGGCTCGATCCCTTTTGATACAGTTTCGGAGGTTCGAGGAAAGCTAGGGTTGTTGTTCTTCGAGATTCCGCTGAAG GCAAGAGTATCATGCGAGGTTTATGTAAATACAAGCAACCAAACAATCATCCATCAAGATTGCTACCCAATG TGA